A genomic window from Lycium barbarum isolate Lr01 chromosome 4, ASM1917538v2, whole genome shotgun sequence includes:
- the LOC132635468 gene encoding pentatricopeptide repeat-containing protein At4g19220, mitochondrial produces the protein MKKLSNYKYKYKALFFCQSLPNKISQHVPPLQYQKPLLPNNYFFITYGKVQACAYTSPATQLFDKMPQRRVQNFKNAKGHEIFELVNMVKEKPDILSASQVHGLVLKVGMLAYLPTITTLLIIYSRTKNLSYSLTLFDEIISKDVVTWNAIMTACIKNKFFEFAVKFFVEMVNEEEQFDSATLVIVISALSNMRDLRKGLVVHCLNVKMGMLSDTILGNALIDFYAKCSDLRSSECAFLEIECKDVVSWNSVISGCAYNGRPEKSLLYFKQMVNLEKGADSVSLSCAIAASACLDEFSCGQAIHGWGIKLGFEESRHLSVANSLISLYSQSGDVDAAEYIFNKMEYKDIITWNSMISGFALNGKISDAFDALYEMQITRTVEPDAVTLISIIPLVSEFMLLREGKAIHGFTIRREMGAELSVMNALMDMYFNCERTKDAKQLFLNMPKKDLVSWNTIISGYSQNGRCREAQSLLNEFRSGNSKCSLSTLLGILPACDSPNSIRFGRLIHSWEVKLGFVNNIILVNSLMYMYISCGDLVASFKLLEEIAYTADVDSWNTVISGCTQNGHFWKALNAFKLMRLKSNIIHDTITLVNVISACGNLELKFEGKSIHALALKTSAGQDIRVHNALVTMYGKLSDVESARSVFELCFYHNLCSWNCMISALAQNKSSKEAMEFFRLLEFEPDEITMATVLSACRQLEIIRHGKQIHAHVIRSGFYQNAFVSAALVDMYSSCGRLDIALKVFQSSAERSIAAWNSMISAYGFHSNGQKAIDIFHDMIDLGLTPSKVTFINLLTACSHTGLVDQGYWYYNRMLDEFGVHPSTEHHVCMVDMLGRSGRLHEAYNFIKELPTPPDPGIWGALLSACNYHGDLQLGKEVANILFSLEPENVGYHLALSNIYVATGSWKEAGELRDIVHIKGLKKSAAYSLIDVGFY, from the coding sequence ATGAAAAAACTGTCCaactataaatataaatataaagctCTTTTCTTTTGCCAATCGTTACCAAACAAAATCTCTCAACATGTACCACCTTTGCAATACCAAAAACCCCTTTTGCCCAACAATTACTTTTTTATTACATATGGAAAGGTTCAAGCTTGTGCTTACACTTCCCCTGCCACCCAATTGTTTGACAAAATGCCACAAAGAAGAGTTCAGAATTTCAAGAACGCCAAAGGGCATGAAATATTTGAGCTTGTTAACATGGTTAAAGAAAAGCCTGATATTTTAAGTGCTTCACAAGTACATGGCTTAGTGCTTAAAGTAGGCATGCTTGCTTATTTGCCCACTATAACTACTCTTCTCATTATATACTCAAGAACCAAGAATTTAAGCTATTCATTGACCCTTTTTGATGAAATTATAAGTAAAGATGTGGTAACATGGAATGCTATCATGACAGCATGCATAAAGAACAAGTTTTTTGAATTTGCAGTGAAGTTCTTTGTCGAAATGGTGAACGAAGAAGAACAGTTCGATTCTGCCACGCTTGTTATTGTCATTTCTGCCTTGTCTAACATGAGAGATTTGAGAAAGGGGTTAGTTGTTCATTGTTTAAATGTGAAAATGGGAATGCTTTCGGATACGATTTTGGGAAATGCTCTGATTGATTTTTACGCGAAATGTAGTGATTTGAGGTCGTCGGAGTGTGCATTTCTAGAAATAGAATGTAAAGATGTTGTTTCTTGGAATTCGGTTATTAGTGGTTGTGCCTATAATGGTCGTCCTGAGAAGTCTTTGCTGTACTTCAAGCAGATGGTTAATTTGGAAAAAGGTGCTGATAGTGTGAGTCTTTCGTGTGCTATTGCTGCCTCTGCGTGTTTAGATGAGTTTAGTTGTGGTCAGGCTATTCATGGATGGGGTATAAAGCTAGGATTTGAGGAAAGCCGCCACCTTTCAGTGGCGAATTCTCTCATTTCATTGTATTCCCAATCTGGGGACGTTGATGCTGCTGAATATATCTTTAATAAAATGGAGTATAAGGACATTATAACATGGAATTCTATGATAAGTGGATTCGCTTTGAATGGAAAAATCAGTGATGCATTTGATGCTCTTTATGAAATGCAGATCACAAGGACCGTAGAACCGGATGCTGTGACATTGATTTCTATTATTCCATTAGTTTCAGAATTCATGCTATTGAGAGAAGGGAAAGCTATTCACGGATTTACCATCCGGAGAGAGATGGGAGCAGAACTGTCGGTGATGAATGCTCTTATGGATATGTATTTTAACTGCGAAAGGACCAAGGACGCTAAGCAGCTTTTCTTAAATATGCCAAAGAAAGATCTAGTTTCATGGAATACCATAATCTCTGGGTATTCCCAGAATGGCCGGTGTAGAGAAGCTCAGTCGTTGCTTAATGAATTCCGGAGTGGGAACTCGAAATGTAGCCTGTCAACTCTTCTGGGAATTCTTCCTGCTTGTGATTCTCCCAACTCAATTCGATTCGGAAGGTTGATCCATTCGTGGGAGGTGAAGTTGGGATTTGTAAATAATATAATCCTAGTAAATTCATTGATGTACATGTACATTTCTTGCGGAGATCTAGTAGCTTCTTTCAAATTGCTGGAGGAGATAGCTTATACTGCTGATGTAGATAGCTGGAATACTGTGATTTCGGGATGCACACAGAATGGCCATTTCTGGAAAGCTTTAAATGCTTTCAAGTTAATGAGACTCAAATCAAATATCATCCATGATACTATCACTCTAGTCAATGTCATATCAGCTTGTGGAAATCTtgaattgaaatttgaaggaAAGTCAATTCATGCCCTAGCTTTAAAGACCTCAGCTGGTCAAGATATTCGTGTGCATAATGCTCTTGTTACTATGTATGGAAAATTGAGTGACGTGGAAAGTGCAAGATCAGTGTTTGAACTTTGCTTTTATCATAACTTATGCTCTTGGAACTGCATGATATCTGCTTTAGCTCAGAATAAAAGTTCTAAAGAAGCAATGGAATTTTTCCGTTTGCTTGAGTTTGAACCAGATGAGATCACCATGGCTACCGTTCTTTCAGCCTGTCGGCAACTTGAAATTATTAGACATGGGAAACAGATCCATGCACACGTCATAAGATCTGGTTTTTACCAAAATGCTTTTGTATCAGCTGCTCTTGTGGATATGTATAGCAGTTGTGGGAGGTTAGACATTGCTCTTAAAGTGTTTCAGAGTTCAGCAGAGAGATCTATTGCAGCTTGGAATTCAATGATTTCTGCATATGGTTTCCACAGCAATGGTCAGAAAGCAATCGacatctttcatgatatgattgaTTTGGGACTTACTCCATCGAAAGTCACATTTATCAACTTATTAACAGCTTGCAGCCACACAGGGCTTGTTGACCAAGGCTACTGGTATTACAATCGTATGCTTGATGAGTTTGGAGTTCATCCTTCCACTGAGCATCATGTCTGCATGGTTGATATGTTAGGGCGATCAGGGAGGCTGCACGAGGCGTATAATTTTATCAAAGAGCTTCCGACCCCACCTGATCCAGGGATCTGGGGTGCTTTGCTGAGTGCCTGCAATTATCATGGTGATCTTCAATTGGGGAAAGAAGTAGCAAATATACTCTTTTCGTTGGAACCTGAGAATGTTGGGTATCATCTTGCATTATCCAATATATATGTTGCTACTGGAAGCTGGAAGGAAGCTGGAGAGTTGAGGGACATTGTTCATATAAAGGGGTTAAAGAAATCTGCTGCTTACAGTCTTATTGATGTTGGCTTCTACTGA
- the LOC132637229 gene encoding uncharacterized mitochondrial protein AtMg00810-like, whose translation MYVFLRKSLYGLKQAPRAWYKQFADYVISLGFSNSKCDNSLFIYRKGTDMAYILLYVDDIILTASSNALRVSIMGLLSSEFAMKDLGPLNYFLGIAVTRHKGGMFLSQRKYAEQIIERAGMASCKSSPTAVDTKEKVSATYEDPTLYRSLAGALQYLTFTRPDISYAVQQVCLHMHDPRVDHMQALKRIIRYLQGTLDHSLHLYSSSISSLVSYTDADWGGCPDTRRSTSGYCVFLGDNLISWSSKRQPTLSRSSAEAEYRGVANAVAESCWLRNLLLELHCPIQKATLVYCDNVSAIYLSSNPVQHQRTKHIEMDIHFVREKVARGQVRVLHVPSRYQIADIFTKGLPRVLFEDFRDSLSVRQLPASTAGVC comes from the coding sequence ATGTATGTCTTTTTGCGAAAGTCATTATATGGTCTTAAGCAGGCACCCCGTGCATGGTATAAGCAGTTTGCTGACTATGTCATTTCTCTTGGTTTCTCAAATAGCAAATGTGATAACTCATTGTTTATTTATCGCAAGGGGACTGACATGGCTTATATCTTgttgtatgttgatgatataaTCTTGACTGCTTCTTCTAATGCTCTCCGTGTGTCTATAATGGGTCTTCTTAGCTCGGAATTTGCTATGAAAGATCTTGGTCCgttgaattattttcttggcattgccgTGACCCGACATAAGGGAGGTATGTTTCTTTCACAGCGCAAGTATGCCGAACAAATAATTGAGCGGGCCGGAATGGCCTCATGCAAGTCATCTCCTACTGCTGTTGACACAAAGGAAAAGGTTAGTGCTACCTATGAGGATCCCACTCTTTATAGGAGTCTTGCCGGGGCTCTACAGTATCTTACATTCACCcgaccggatatttcttatgctgttCAACAAGTGTGCTTACATATGCATGATCCGAGAGTTGACCATATGCAAGCTCTAAAGCGCATTATCCGGTACCTTCAAGGTACGCTTGATCATAGCCTCCATCTCTATTCATCTTCAATATCATCTCTTGTATCTTatactgatgctgattggggtgGTTGCCCGGATACAAGACGTTCTACCTCTGGTTATTGTGTATTTTTGGGTGATAATTTGATTTCTTGGTCCTCCAAAAGACAACCTACACTCTCTCGGTCGAGTGCTGAGGCCGAGTATCGCGGTGTAGCAAATGCAGTAGCCGAATCCTGTTGGTTACGAAATTTGCTATTGGAGCTACATTGTCCGATTCAAAAGGCTACACTTGTTTATTGTGACAATGTTAGTGCAATTTATTTATCGAGTAATCCGGTGCAACATCAACGTACCAagcatattgagatggacattcACTTTGTACGGGAAAAGGTTGCCCGTGGACAGGTTCGAGTTCTTCATGTTCCATCACGATATCAAATCGCGGATATTTTTACTAAGGGTCTTCCGCGTGTTCtgtttgaagattttcgggacagtctcagtgtCCGTCAActtcccgcttcgactgcgggggtgtgttaa